A single genomic interval of Malania oleifera isolate guangnan ecotype guangnan chromosome 11, ASM2987363v1, whole genome shotgun sequence harbors:
- the LOC131167965 gene encoding small ribosomal subunit protein bTHXc gives MVSLAVGAPPMASQSLCLSSHISFSRSQSLLTSLPTSPRLVSIPTVSSPSPLLVYCGRGDRKTAKGKRFNHSFGNARPRDKKKGRGPPRVPIPSSPPKKDPFDDDEVVKIEIDESLFSN, from the exons ATGGTGTCTCTGGCAGTAGGAGCTCCGCCAATGGCTTCTCAATCTCTTTGTCTCTCttctcacatttctttttctCGTTCCCAATCGCTCCTCACATCTCTTCCCACTTCTCCACGTTTAGTCTCCATACCCACGGTCTCTTCTCCGTCGCCCCTTTTAG TGTACTGCGGCAGAGGCGACAGAAAGACTGCCAAAGGAAAGCGCTTCAATCACTCATTTGGCAAC GCGAGACCTCGGGACAAGAAGAAAGGAAGAGGTCCGCCGAGGGTTCCGATTCCTTCTTCGCCCCCTAAAAAGGATCCCTTCGATGATGATGAGGTCGTCAAGATTGAGATTGATGAGTCTCTGTTTTCTAATTAA